One genomic segment of Anguilla anguilla isolate fAngAng1 chromosome 2, fAngAng1.pri, whole genome shotgun sequence includes these proteins:
- the LOC118218864 gene encoding uncharacterized protein LOC118218864 gives MTDTEDTEWGKHSRSPAWFKRKLKRLVSALKRLPWKSLAPLIHTGASLLALLVYWQSNKLYHFVTHIFISQYRFPYVVPLSFAQVVLTLVAMVTLHGLGCVTLQPYSLQLGEQLLVPSICDSIQTVLALWAVTSPSGLFPLTLHLLPLACVAWTHALGLTQRLSSKNTLLLAAVTFTSVTIAGTRNVLWTEPLVRLYAPLSLFLHSLSLCWLAKVGKTATRRKRQHSSLLNLYFCLNVNRSLVLGFLCLLHPDSPRMLSEGCWHSLLFLAYLLAMLLLGVLQHLLLALAALYCSPLAAGLMHTAQDLGQSFITLL, from the exons ATGACTGACACAGAAGACACAGAATGGGGGAAGCACTCCAGAAG CCCTGCATGGTTCAAAAGGAAATTGAAGAGGCTTGTTTCAGCACTGAAAAGGCTTCCATGGAAATCTCTTGCCCCTCTGATCCACACTGGTGCCTCCCTCCTGGCATTGCTAGTCTACTGGCAGAGCAACAAACTTTACCACTTTGTCACCCATATCTTCATCTCTCAGTACCGCTTCCCCTACGTGGTACCCCTGTCATTTGCACAG GTGGTGCTGACTCTGGTGGCCATGGTGACGCTGCATGGCCTTGGCTGTGTCACGCTGCAGCCGTACTCTCTGCAGCTGGGTGAACAGTTGCTGGTGCCTTCCATCTGTGACAGTATTCAGACGGTGCTGGCGCTGTGGGCGGTCACCTCGCCCTCTGGTCTCTTCCCCCTCACCTTGCATCTTCTGCCACTTGCTTGCGTGGCCTGGACCCATGCACTTGGCTTAACGCAGCGCCTCTCATCTAAAAACACCCTTCTACTGGCTGCTGTTACATTCACATCTGTGACAATCGCag GCACACGTAATGTCCTATGGACTGAGCCCCTGGTGAGGCTCTATGCCCCGCTTAGCCTCTtcctgcacagtctctctctctgctggctgGCCAAAGTGGGAAAGACAGCGACAAGGCGAAAGAGGCAGCATTCGTCCTTGCTCAACCTCTACTTCTGTCTCAACGTGAACAGAAGCCTGGTGCTGGGCTTTTTGTGCCTGCTCCACCCCGACTCCCCGCGAATGCTGAGCGAGGGCTGCTGGCACAGTCTGCTCTTCCTAGCATACCTGCTGGccatgctgctgctgggggtcCTGCAGCACCTCCTGCTGGCCCTCGCCGCTCTCTACTGCTCCCCGCTGGCTGCAGGGCTCATGCACACGGCGCAGGATCTGGGGCAGAGCTTCATCACCCTGCTGTAG
- the dnajc9 gene encoding dnaJ homolog subfamily C member 9, whose translation MGLLEQCKELFKTSSLYEVLGVAKGASEGDVRRGYYKLSLLVHPDRAPDDQLATKKFQALGKVYAVLSDKEQRAVYDEQGTVDEETDSLGQDRNWEEYWRLLFPKITLEDILEFEKKYKGTDEEEEDVRRLYLQHEGNMDLIMASALCSTQEDEPRIADIIQGAIDSGDLPAFRAFTHESKQKKSVRKRKADKEQKEAEEMKKELGMKSDDSLVAMLQQRQKSREQGFNSFLSDLEAKYSKKGKATSGKKGKK comes from the exons ATGGGATTACTTGAGCAATGCAAGGAGCTGTTCAAGACATCAAGCCTCTATGAGGTGCTTGGAGTGGCAAAGGGGGCATCTGAAGGTGATGTCAGGAGAGGTTATTACAAACTGTCGCTCCTGGTCCACCCTGACAGGGCTCCAGATGACCAGCTTGCAACCAAGAAATTCCAG GCTTTGGGCAAGGTGTACGCGGTCCTGAGTGACAAAGAGCAGAGGGCGGTGTATGATGAGCAGGGCACGGTGGATGAGGAGACGGACTCCCTGGGCCAGGACCGCAACTGGGAAGAGTACTGGAGGCTGCTGTTCCCCAAG ATCACGTTGGAGGACATACTGGAGTTTGAGAAGAAGTACAAGGGCacggatgaggaggaggaggacgtgCGGCGGCTCTACCTGCAGCATGAGGGAAACATGGACTTGATCATGGCGTCCGCGCTCTGCTCCACCCAGGAGGACGAGCCGCGCATCGCTGACATCATCCAGGGCGCCATCGACTCCGGCGACCTGCCCGCCTTCCGCGCCTTCACCCACGAGAGCAAGCAGAAAAAGTCAGTGCGCAAGAGGAAG GCTGACAAAGAGCAAAAGGAGGCTGAGGAGATGAAGAAGGAGCTGGGTATGAAGTCTGATGACAGCCTAGTGGCCATGTTGCAG CAAAGGCAGAAGTCCAGAGAACAGGGGTTTAACTCGTTCCTGTCTGACCTGGAAGCGAAATATTCCAAAAAAGGAAAGGCCACATctggaaagaaaggaaagaagtgA
- the LOC118221248 gene encoding zinc finger protein OZF-like: MSNCIAFQTQLASIMELLVQTAVAEMGNLVDEDTAIVLRLDVAGQQTDNEVLQKKIQAQNELMMSRFASVMEILSKEAVVKITRLVDETKQQFMEVEIVTVQDTTEKSYLNGFTVAECVEELTVVKEEDNPVHPVLKAKSTGLEEDNPKSPVCREERLEHVSDTTEQGLKCNPDKAVWAASDFGRGFYNDHQYWEENDNAEYDLQSTLVESHGNIKEKDDSILIDWSPSTADNREKLFSCPQCGKSFCKLNRLNAHQRIHTGDKPFSCMHCEKTFTQKHSLTEHQRIHTGEKPYSCDVCGKCFNKGAHLKTHQRIHTGEKPFTCGECGKSFNVAQNLKRHQQIHTGEKAFSCVTCQRSFTRAVTLKIHQLIHTEQKPLSCVVCGKGFRQAVNLKTHERIHTGQKPFTCAICGKAFRLSVNLKIHQRIHTGEKPYNCALCGKSFTQKCGLKLHQRTHTGEKPYCCEVCAKRFNNSQSLKLHQRTHTGEKPYSCDKCGKTFSQGSHLRTHKRIHTGEKLYMCDKCGKNYCDLRNLRLHKCVYG, from the exons ATGTCGAATTGTATTGCTTTCCAGACTCAGTTAGCCTCCATCATGGAGTTATTGGTTCAAACAGCCGTGGCAGAAATGGGCAACCTTGTCGACGAAGACACTGCCATCGTGTTACGTTTGGATGTGGCAGGACAGCAAACCGATAACGAAGTGCTGCAGAAGAAAATACAGGCACAGAATGAGTTAATGATG AGCCGGTTCGCTTCTGTCATGGAGATTCTCAGTAAAGAGGCCGTGGTCAAAATAACCAGACTCGTCGATGAAACGAAACAGCAGTTCATGGAGGTTGAAATTGTGACTGTACAGGATACAACGGAAAAGAGTTATTTGAACGGCTTTACTGTAGCAGAATGTG TGGAAGAGCTTACTGTTGTGAAGGAGGAAGACAATCCAGTCCATCCTGTGTTGAAAGCTAAG TCCACAGGTCTGGAAGAAGACAACCCAAAATCTCCTGTTTGCAGGGAGGAAAGACTTGAACATGTATCTGACACAACTGAACAAGGACTGAAATGCAATCCAGACA agGCAGTTTGGGCTGCATCTGATTTTGGAAGGGGGTTTTACAATGACCATCAGTACTGGGAAGAAAATGACAATGCAGAGTATGACTTGCAGTCCACACTTGTGGAATCTCACGGCAATATTAAAGAAAAGGATGACTCGATCCTGATAGACTGGAGTCCAAGCACTGCTGACAACAGAGAAAAACTGTTCAGTTGCCCTCAGTGCGGGAAGAGCTTCTGTAAGCTGAATCGTCTTAATGCACATCAGCGAATTCACACGGGTGACAAACCGTTTAGCTGCATGCATTGCGAGAAGACCTTCACGCAGAAGCACAGTCTCACCGAACACCAGCGAATCCACACAGGAGAGAAGCCATACAGCTGCGATGTGTGCGGAAAATGTTTCAACAAAGGCGCCCATCTCAAAACGCACCAGAGAATCCACACGGGAGAGAAACCGTTCACTTGCGGAGAATGCGGGAAGAGTTTCAACGTTGCGCAGAACCTTAAAAGGCACCAGCAAATTCACACCGGAGAGAAAGCTTTTAGCTGTGTGACGTGTCAGAGGAGTTTCACTCGCGCCGTGACCCTTAAAATCCACCAGCTGATTCACACCGAGCAGAAGCCGCTCAGCTGCGTCGTGTGCGGGAAGGGCTTCCGCCAGGCCGTTAACCTCAAGACGCATGAGCGGATTCACACGGGGCAGAAACCCTTCACCTGCGCCATATGCGGGAAGGCTTTCCGCCTGTCCGTCAATCTCAAAATACATCAGCGCATTCACACGGGAGAGAAACCGTACAACTGCGCGCTCTGCGGGAAGAGTTTCACTCAGAAGTGCGGTCTGAAACTGCACCAGCGCACTCACACGGGGGAGAAACCGTACTGCTGCGAggtgtgcgctaagaggttcaACAACTCGCAAAGTCTCAAACTGCACCAGCGGACCCACACGGGGGAGAAGCCGTACAGCTGCGACAAGTGCGGCAAGACGTTCAGCCAAGGCAGCCATCTTAGGACACACAAAAGGATACACACGGGGGAGAAACTCTACATGTGTGATAAATGTGGGAAGAATTACTGTGACCTGAGAAACCTTAGACTACATAAGTGCGTTTACGGTTGA